One Halostagnicola kamekurae DNA segment encodes these proteins:
- a CDS encoding DUF7857 domain-containing protein, protein MVDIAASTERRDGVTFVSAILTNDRTTPQRVRLESTLEPVWPPRRNGVVVPEWDGERWQGRLEPDSRRGIGFASPAATTDEPLRFVGAKRAADRARIDTQVIRSSLERWEPPAEVDGRR, encoded by the coding sequence ATGGTCGACATCGCTGCGAGTACCGAACGTCGCGACGGCGTGACGTTCGTCAGCGCTATCCTCACGAACGATCGGACGACTCCACAGCGGGTTCGCCTCGAGAGCACGCTCGAACCGGTCTGGCCACCGCGACGAAACGGCGTCGTCGTTCCCGAGTGGGACGGCGAACGCTGGCAGGGACGACTCGAGCCAGACAGTCGGCGCGGAATCGGATTCGCGAGTCCGGCAGCGACGACGGACGAACCGCTCAGATTCGTCGGTGCGAAGCGAGCAGCGGATCGGGCGAGGATCGACACCCAAGTGATCCGCTCGAGTCTCGAACGATGGGAGCCGCCGGCGGAAGTCGACGGGCGACGATGA
- a CDS encoding minichromosome maintenance protein MCM: protein MAQAGNSELVDAFEQFFRNYCDNEVKQLAQQYPNEQRSLFIDWQDLYRYDPDLADDYLNQPEQLQRYAEEALRLYDLPIDVSLGQAHVRIRNLPDTESPEIRDIRAQNMNKLVQVRGIVRKATDVRPKIEEAAFECQLCGTLNRIPQSTGDFQEPHECQGCERQGPFQVNFDQSEFVDAQKLRIQESPEGLRGGETPQALDIHVEDDITGEVTPGDHVSAVGVLRLEQQGNQQEKSPIFDFYMEGVSVDIDEEQFEDMDITEEDKKEIVRLSTEDGIYEKMVASIAPSIYGYEQEKLAMMLQLFSGVTKQLPDGSRIRGDLHMLLIGDPGTGKSQMLGYIRNIAPRSVYTSGKGSSSAGLTAAAVRDDFGDGQQWTLEAGALVLADQGIAAVDELDKMRSEDRSAMHEALEQQKISVSKAGINATLKSRCSLLGAANPKYGRFDQYEPIAEQIDLEPALISRFDLIFTVTDNPDEEKDRNLAEHILTTNYAGELTTQQEEMTSLEVSTDEIEEMTDQVDPEIDAELLRKYIAYAKQNCHPRMTEEARETIRDFYVDLRLKGTDEDAPIPVTARKLEALVRLAEASARIRLSDTVEASDAERVVEIVRSTLQDIGVDPETGEFDADIVEAGTTKSQRDRIKNIKQLISDIEAEYDDGAPMDIVLERADEIGMDQSKAEHEIDKLKQKGEVYEPSTDNLRTT from the coding sequence ATGGCGCAAGCGGGAAACTCCGAACTCGTCGACGCGTTCGAGCAGTTCTTTCGGAACTACTGCGACAACGAGGTGAAACAGCTTGCCCAGCAGTATCCAAACGAGCAGCGCTCGCTGTTTATCGACTGGCAAGATCTCTATCGCTACGACCCCGACCTCGCGGACGACTATCTCAACCAGCCCGAGCAACTCCAGCGCTACGCGGAGGAAGCGCTTCGGCTGTACGACCTCCCCATCGACGTCAGCCTCGGGCAGGCGCACGTCCGCATACGAAACTTACCCGACACCGAGTCCCCGGAAATTCGGGACATCCGCGCCCAGAACATGAACAAACTCGTTCAGGTTCGGGGCATCGTCCGCAAGGCGACCGACGTCCGCCCGAAGATCGAAGAAGCCGCCTTCGAATGCCAGCTCTGTGGGACTCTCAACCGGATTCCACAATCCACCGGCGACTTTCAGGAACCCCACGAGTGTCAGGGCTGTGAACGACAGGGGCCGTTTCAGGTGAACTTCGACCAGTCGGAGTTCGTCGACGCCCAGAAGCTTAGAATTCAGGAAAGTCCCGAAGGCCTGCGCGGCGGCGAGACGCCCCAGGCGCTCGACATCCACGTCGAAGACGACATCACGGGAGAGGTAACACCCGGGGATCACGTTTCCGCCGTCGGTGTCCTTCGCCTCGAGCAACAGGGCAACCAGCAGGAGAAGTCCCCGATCTTCGATTTCTACATGGAAGGGGTATCGGTCGATATCGACGAAGAGCAGTTCGAGGACATGGACATCACCGAGGAGGACAAAAAGGAGATCGTCCGCCTCTCCACCGAAGACGGCATCTACGAGAAGATGGTGGCCTCGATCGCGCCGTCGATCTACGGCTACGAGCAAGAGAAACTCGCGATGATGCTCCAGCTCTTTTCGGGCGTTACCAAGCAGTTACCCGACGGCTCGAGGATCCGCGGCGACCTGCACATGCTGTTAATAGGGGACCCTGGTACGGGTAAATCTCAGATGCTAGGGTATATCAGGAATATCGCACCGCGGTCCGTCTACACCTCCGGAAAGGGTTCGTCCTCGGCGGGTCTGACTGCCGCTGCCGTTCGCGACGATTTCGGCGACGGACAGCAGTGGACGCTCGAGGCCGGCGCGCTGGTTCTCGCCGATCAGGGAATCGCAGCGGTCGACGAGTTAGATAAGATGCGTTCGGAAGACCGCAGCGCCATGCACGAGGCCCTCGAGCAGCAGAAGATCTCGGTCTCGAAGGCGGGGATCAACGCGACGCTCAAATCGCGGTGTTCGCTGCTGGGCGCGGCAAACCCCAAGTACGGTCGCTTCGACCAGTACGAGCCGATCGCCGAACAGATCGACCTCGAGCCGGCGCTGATCTCCCGGTTCGATCTGATCTTTACGGTCACGGACAATCCGGACGAGGAGAAAGACCGGAACCTCGCAGAGCACATCCTGACGACGAACTACGCCGGGGAGTTGACGACCCAACAGGAGGAGATGACCTCCCTCGAGGTATCGACCGACGAGATCGAAGAGATGACCGATCAGGTCGATCCGGAGATCGACGCCGAACTCCTGCGAAAGTACATCGCGTACGCAAAACAGAACTGTCACCCGCGGATGACCGAAGAGGCCAGAGAAACGATTCGAGACTTCTACGTCGATCTGCGGCTGAAGGGGACCGACGAAGACGCGCCCATTCCCGTCACCGCACGGAAGTTAGAGGCGCTGGTTCGCCTCGCGGAAGCGAGCGCGCGGATCCGACTCTCGGATACCGTCGAGGCCAGCGACGCCGAACGGGTCGTCGAGATTGTTCGCTCGACGCTACAGGACATCGGCGTCGACCCCGAGACCGGCGAGTTCGACGCGGACATCGTCGAGGCCGGGACCACGAAGTCCCAGCGCGACCGGATCAAGAACATCAAACAGCTGATCAGCGACATCGAAGCGGAGTACGACGACGGCGCGCCGATGGATATCGTCCTCGAGCGGGCAGACGAGATCGGGATGGACCAGTCGAAAGCCGAACACGAGATCGACAAGCTCAAACAGAAAGGCGAGGTCTACGAACCGAGTACGGACAATCTCCGGACGACGTGA
- a CDS encoding thiol-disulfide oxidoreductase DCC family protein, which produces MSAFINYFADDSRSSPINLAVARVALGTYLLWRVVFLDWGFYQEWPHALNIGIDFLHQDLLLALLPYQRWLVAGLLVSFIVGYKIKWSGGLASLILLEMLSVKATVYLSGTVESLFVCSYFVLFFAFFHNDDAMSADAVIQTKENSLEQLNRFLKEGSDRSYRMRPFKWMLVVVGLMYFGAAWGKLLNGSFDIYLSGADLQRDIIYNQAATGVSRPIGEFVVQHELLAWLGFVGTALVQSLFIVAVVLGVTVTPFVLGLIGFHVAVILTLGLYFIDMIVVLSLFGAWDVAYRKLAADQTNAVQLVYDERCYFCARSLYLFKHLDVNDSVQFYTQSDAPPELVDRDGVDLEKEMYLFRDGEAHGGYDAFRHLFKQFRIFAPITLLMAFPPVRMVGERIYEYIADNRDRHFVCSYDPDETS; this is translated from the coding sequence ATGAGCGCGTTTATCAACTACTTCGCCGACGATTCTCGTTCGTCTCCGATCAATCTCGCCGTCGCTCGCGTCGCGCTCGGGACGTACCTCCTCTGGCGCGTCGTCTTTCTCGACTGGGGCTTCTACCAGGAGTGGCCCCACGCCCTCAATATCGGTATCGACTTCCTTCATCAAGACCTGCTCCTGGCGTTGTTGCCCTACCAGCGATGGCTCGTCGCCGGGTTGCTCGTGTCCTTTATCGTGGGATACAAGATCAAGTGGTCGGGTGGCCTCGCGAGTCTCATCCTGTTGGAGATGCTGTCGGTCAAGGCGACGGTTTACCTGTCGGGAACCGTCGAGTCGCTGTTCGTCTGTTCGTATTTCGTTCTGTTCTTCGCGTTCTTCCACAACGACGATGCGATGTCTGCGGACGCGGTGATCCAGACGAAAGAGAACTCGCTCGAGCAACTGAACCGGTTCCTCAAGGAGGGATCCGATCGGTCCTACCGCATGCGGCCGTTCAAATGGATGCTCGTCGTCGTCGGACTCATGTATTTCGGTGCTGCGTGGGGGAAGTTGCTCAACGGCTCGTTCGACATCTACCTCTCCGGTGCCGACCTCCAGCGCGATATCATCTACAATCAGGCTGCAACCGGGGTATCCCGACCCATCGGGGAATTCGTCGTCCAGCACGAACTCCTGGCCTGGCTCGGCTTCGTCGGGACCGCGCTCGTTCAGTCGCTGTTTATCGTCGCGGTCGTCCTCGGCGTGACGGTAACCCCGTTCGTCCTCGGCTTGATAGGCTTTCACGTCGCCGTGATTCTCACCCTGGGATTGTACTTCATCGACATGATCGTCGTGCTCTCGCTGTTTGGTGCGTGGGACGTCGCCTACCGGAAACTCGCCGCGGATCAAACGAACGCGGTCCAACTGGTCTACGACGAGCGCTGTTACTTCTGTGCGCGGAGCCTCTATCTCTTCAAGCACCTCGACGTCAACGATTCGGTCCAGTTTTACACCCAGTCGGACGCCCCGCCCGAACTGGTCGATCGCGACGGGGTCGACCTCGAGAAGGAGATGTACCTCTTCCGCGATGGCGAAGCTCACGGTGGTTACGACGCCTTCCGGCACCTGTTCAAGCAGTTCCGAATCTTCGCGCCGATCACGCTGTTGATGGCGTTCCCGCCGGTCAGGATGGTCGGCGAACGAATCTACGAATACATCGCCGACAACCGCGACCGCCACTTCGTCTGCAGTT